GCGACGGGATGACGCCGGGCGTCTTGACGCCGAACTCGCCGAGCGCCTGCATCCACTGCAACTCGGAAATGATGGAGCGTTCCGTCTGGTAGCCGGTGCGATGCACGCGCAGCACGCCCCGCTTGCCGGTCTCGGGATGGATGACGTCGAACACCGAGTTTTCACGATGCTTGAGCAGCCCAAGCTCCGAGGTCTCCGGAAAATCGTAATGGCACAGCGCCGCCACCGCGACCTTGCGCGCCAGCTCGATCTGGCGCTCGATCGGTAGATCGAAGAAATCCATGGTGTCCCCTCGCAAGAGTCAGGGATCTCAGTCCCTACGCATCCTTGGCAACAGCGAGCGCCGCCTCCACCTTCTCCAGCAGCTCGTCGCACAAGCGCGCGTCCACCAGCAGCCCCGGCTTGAACTGCAGCACCGACAGATCGTAACCGGCAAAGATCGCCCACACGCCCTTGTCGTACAGTGCCTTCGTCAGGTGCATAGCGCCCTGCGGGTGGTCGACCTTGAGTCCCATTACCAGGCCGGCGCGGCGGATCTCCACCAGGTACGGATTGCGGCGCTGGATCGCGCTGAGCCCCGCGTACAGTTGGTCCGACCTGCGGCGGACGTTCTCGAGCGTCTCCGGCGCGCTGCACAGGTCGAGCGCCTTCGAAGCGACGCGGCAGCCGATCTCGGCGCCGCCGCTGGTGGAGACGTGGCCCCACGCGTTTTCGAACAGCCAGCCGGCAACCCGCTCCGACAGCACGGCGGCGCTGATCGGATACAAGCCGCCACCGAGCCCCTTGGCGGTGACCAGGATGTCGGGCGTCACCCCGAACGTCTCGACGCCCCACAGGCGTCCCGTGCGCCCGAGGCCCGTCTGCACCTCGTCGGCGATGTACAGCGCGCCGTGCCGCTCGCACGCCGCCTTGAGGCCCGGCAGATAGCCGTCGGGCGGGACCGGGAACCCATAGGTCGCCGGCAGTGTCTCGATGATTGCCGCGGCGATGTCTTCGCCTGCAAGCACCT
The window above is part of the Candidatus Binatia bacterium genome. Proteins encoded here:
- a CDS encoding aminotransferase class III-fold pyridoxal phosphate-dependent enzyme, which encodes MSETNMSDRKRRALDLCRQYWMPGRVDAFQAWGISLVVGRREGYRMWDIDGHELIDVHLNGGTFNLGHRHPDIVRTLVEATAEVDIGNHHFPSEARGELAEKLARLTPGDLRYSVFGATGSEVNDVAIRTARKATGRRKILSIDMGYHGRVGLAGQAGDDSTAKYFLSDAPQEFVKVPFADLAAAEKVLAGEDIAAAIIETLPATYGFPVPPDGYLPGLKAACERHGALYIADEVQTGLGRTGRLWGVETFGVTPDILVTAKGLGGGLYPISAAVLSERVAGWLFENAWGHVSTSGGAEIGCRVASKALDLCSAPETLENVRRRSDQLYAGLSAIQRRNPYLVEIRRAGLVMGLKVDHPQGAMHLTKALYDKGVWAIFAGYDLSVLQFKPGLLVDARLCDELLEKVEAALAVAKDA